In Pseudochaenichthys georgianus unplaced genomic scaffold, fPseGeo1.2 scaffold_424_arrow_ctg1, whole genome shotgun sequence, one genomic interval encodes:
- the LOC139433412 gene encoding uncharacterized protein, whose product MVYSEQFGSSFNRTVINSFSCFGCNSSPNHSCSFNTTCQHHLTSSQHDFITSHHYFTLSQPNFTSSQHDITTSQHDIITFQHDITTSQHYITSQPNFTTNQHDITTSQHDITTSQHYFTTSQHDITTNQHDITTSQHYFTTSQHDITTNQHDFTISQHDITTSQHYFTTSQHDITTNQPNLTISYNNALACCFGCNSSPNHSCSFNTTCQHHLTSSQHDFITSHHYFTLSQPNFTSSQHDITTSQHDIITFQHDITTSQHYITSQPNFTTNQHDITTSQHDITISQHYFTTSQHDITTNQHDITTSQHYFTTSQHDITTNQHDFTISQHDITTSQHDITTNQHDITTSQHYFTTSQHDITTNQPNLTISYNNALACCFGCNSSPNHSCSFNTTCQHHLTSSQHDFSTSQPNFTISQPNFTLSQHYITTSQHYFTTCPPNFTFSQHYFTTSQHYFTTSQHYFTTSQHYFTTSQHYFTTSQHDITTSQHYITSQPNFTISQHYFTTSQHYFTTSQHYITSQPNFTISQHYFTTSQHYFTTSQHYFTTSQHDITSQPNFTISQHYFTTSYNNALACPNCSTHCSTHCSSNCSSNCSTHCSTHCSTHCSTNCSSNCSTHCSTHCSTHCSSNCSTNCSSNCSSNCSSNCSTNCSTNCSSNCSTHCSTHCSTNCSTNCSSNCSTHCSTHCSTHCSSNCSTNCSTNCSTNCSTNCSSNCSTHCSTNCSTNCSSYYCHNNSFY is encoded by the exons ATGGTCTATTCAGAACAATTTGGATCCAGCTTCAATCGTACTGTCATCAACAGCTTCAG TTGTTTTGGCTGCAACTCCAGCCCCAACCACAGTTGCTCCTTCAACACCACTTGTCAACATCACCTCACCTCCAGTCAACATGACTTCATCACCAGTCACCATTACTTCACCCTCAGTCAACCGAACTTCACCTCCAGTCAACATGACATCACCACCAGTCAACATGACATCATCACCTTTCAACATGACATCACCACCAGTCAACATTACATCACCAGTCAACCCAACTTCACCACCAATCAACATGACATCACCACCAGTCAACATGACATCACCACCAGTCAACATTACTTCACCACCAGTCAACATGACATCACCACCAATCAACATGACATCACCACCAGTCAACATTACTTCACCACCAGTCAACATGACATCACCACCAATCAACATGACTTCACCATCAGTCAACATGACATCACCACCAGTCAACATTACTTCACCACCAGTCAACATGACATCACCACCAATCAACCCAACCTCACCATCAGTTACAACAATGCCCTTGCCTG TTGTTTTGGCTGCAACTCCAGCCCCAACCACAGTTGCTCCTTCAACACCACTTGTCAACATCACCTCACCTCCAGTCAACATGACTTCATCACCAGTCACCATTACTTCACCCTCAGTCAACCGAACTTCACCTCCAGTCAACATGACATCACCACCAGTCAACATGACATCATCACCTTTCAACATGACATCACCACCAGTCAACATTACATCACCAGTCAACCCAACTTCACCACCAATCAACATGACATCACCACCAGTCAACATGACATCACCATCAGTCAACATTACTTCACCACCAGTCAACATGACATCACCACCAATCAACATGACATCACCACCAGTCAACATTACTTCACCACCAGTCAACATGACATCACCACCAATCAACATGACTTCACCATCAGTCAACATGACATCACCACCAGTCAACATGACATCACCACCAATCAACATGACATCACCACCAGTCAACATTACTTCACCACCAGTCAACATGACATCACCACCAATCAACCCAACCTCACCATCAGTTACAACAATGCCCTTGCCTG TTGTTTTGGCTGCAACTCCAGCCCCAACCACAGTTGCTCCTTCAACACCACTTGTCAACATCACCTCACCTCCAGTCAACATGACTTCAGCACCAGTCAACCGAACTTCACCATCAGTCAACCGAACTTCACCCTCAGTCAACATTACATCACCACCAGTCAACATTACTTCACCACCTGTCCCCCCAACTTCACCTTCAGTCAACATTACTTCACCACCAGTCAACATTACTTCACCACCAGTCAACATTACTTCACCACCAGTCAACATTACTTCACCACCAGTCAACATTACTTCACCACCAGTCAACATGACATCACCACCAGTCAACATTACATCACCAGTCAACCCAACTTCACCATCAGTCAACATTACTTCACCACCAGTCAACATTACTTCACCACCAGTCAACATTACATCACCAGTCAACCCAACTTCACCATCAGTCAACATTACTTCACCACCAGCCAACATTACTTCACCACCAGTCAACATTACTTCACCACCAGTCAACATGACATCACCAGTCAACCCAACTTCACCATCAGTCAACATTACTTCACCACCAGTTACAACAATGCCCTTGCCTG CCCCAACTGCAGCACCCACTGCAGCACCCACTGCAGCTCCAACTGCAGCTCCAACTGCAGCACCCACTGCAGCACCCACTGCAGCACCCACTGCAGCACCAACTGCAGCTCCAACTGCAGCACCCACTGCAGCACCCACTGCAGCACCCACTGCAGCTCCAACTGCAGCACCAACTGCAGCTCCAACTGCAGCTCCAACTGCAGCTCCAACTGCAGCACCAACTGCAGCACCAACTGCAGCTCCAACTGCAGCACCCACTGCAGCACCCACTGCAGCACCAACTGCAGCACCAACTGCAGCTCCAACTGCAGCACCCACTGCAGCACCCACTGCAGCACCCACTGCAGCTCCAACTGCAGCACCAACTGCAGCACCAACTGCAGCACCAACTGCAGCACCAACTGCAGCTCCAACTGCAGCACCCACTGCAGCACCAACTGCAGCACCAACTGCAGCTCCTACTACTGCCACAACAACAGCTTCTACTGA